Proteins encoded in a region of the Malaciobacter mytili LMG 24559 genome:
- a CDS encoding ATP-binding protein, whose product MKTLEVCYELDFSKINFIERKVKIQESKTLVYGAPKCGKTYLIYDYLAAFDTKDYIYIDFNDFRNDLEEIKQNLNSFIKQKNIKVLVLENFDFSFEIPNCESIIISTHNYIEIDGFEKLQVKALDFEEYLLHENKFHTATQAFNTFLKYGNMPGVVNLEEHNKERRLQEILRLYAKDSTYEQIIKILFLNIDEKKSLFQLFNTLKSRIKISKDKFYEVCKIFENSGLVYFLPKYNQEKAVKKIYSYNHAFLNAITHSKKFKNEFTNMVFLQLEVNYQEIYYLDTIDFYIKEENYLVLSIPFFNPLLKTSISKKLQKVIHELQIEKVDIVTVGYNEKFKLANIDIEVSPFFEWAVS is encoded by the coding sequence ATGAAAACCTTAGAAGTTTGTTATGAATTAGACTTTTCAAAAATCAATTTTATTGAAAGAAAAGTTAAAATACAAGAGAGTAAAACATTAGTTTATGGAGCTCCTAAATGTGGAAAGACTTACCTTATATATGATTATTTAGCTGCTTTTGATACAAAAGACTATATATATATTGATTTTAATGACTTTAGAAATGATTTAGAAGAGATAAAACAAAATCTAAATAGCTTTATAAAACAAAAAAATATCAAAGTTTTAGTTTTGGAAAACTTTGATTTTTCTTTTGAAATTCCAAATTGTGAAAGTATAATAATCTCTACTCATAATTATATTGAAATTGATGGCTTTGAAAAATTGCAAGTTAAAGCTTTAGATTTTGAAGAGTATTTATTGCATGAAAATAAGTTTCACACAGCAACTCAGGCTTTTAATACTTTTCTAAAATATGGAAATATGCCTGGAGTTGTTAATTTAGAAGAACATAATAAAGAAAGAAGACTGCAAGAGATTTTAAGACTTTATGCAAAAGACTCAACTTATGAACAAATTATAAAAATCCTATTTTTAAATATTGATGAAAAAAAATCACTTTTTCAGTTATTTAATACTTTGAAAAGTAGAATTAAAATTTCAAAAGATAAATTTTATGAAGTATGTAAAATTTTTGAAAATTCTGGATTAGTATATTTTTTACCAAAATATAATCAAGAAAAAGCAGTAAAAAAAATCTATTCATATAACCATGCCTTTTTAAATGCAATAACTCACTCAAAGAAGTTTAAAAATGAGTTTACAAATATGGTATTTTTACAACTTGAAGTTAATTATCAAGAAATTTATTATTTAGACACTATTGACTTTTATATAAAAGAAGAAAATTATTTAGTTTTATCTATTCCTTTTTTTAATCCCTTATTAAAAACATCAATTTCTAAAAAATTGCAAAAAGTTATACATGAATTGCAAATAGAAAAGGTAGATATTGTTACTGTTGGTTACAATGAAAAGTTTAAACTAGCAAATATTGATATAGAAGTTTCTCCATTTTTTGAATGGGCAGTTAGTTAA
- a CDS encoding tetratricopeptide repeat protein, with translation MRKYIFFVFIIFFNIYAKELKNNEYITTSNEFIFASSQYKLGNYISAYEKFNKLFLKYSDNVDINFYLGMSALKLKLYDDASAAFERVLIKKPDFHRARLEYARVLLILGFKEEAKKEFLEVLKYPIPQNVRKNIQEYIKLAQNNKELNSTFITLGFGFLYDSNINSGVIQDTFNLPGFNNLEVNMDKAKSSLSYTSLFQINHLHSISKDLPFTLKHSGTFFYKNQVEDDKYNFTYFSYRPTLFYNDNKTNSEYSLEFGFDKILTGDKADFDTYLITPKYKKLINKDTIFSIYSSFQEFHYKHKIDREKNYSKKLIGANIKYKDFTYEYIIDKDHKDLGQRSDIDKNSYTHLFYYSYDIQSTLVLNLKFQHKQIEYKEKDLFFNNVRKDYNNQFYIGLTKIIDKKDFLTLSYTKTKNNSNQEAYEYKRDAVYLNYIWRFRL, from the coding sequence ATGAGAAAATATATCTTTTTTGTATTTATTATATTTTTTAATATATATGCTAAAGAGTTAAAAAATAATGAATATATAACTACTTCAAATGAGTTTATTTTTGCTTCTTCCCAATATAAGTTAGGTAATTATATAAGTGCTTATGAAAAGTTTAATAAGTTATTTTTAAAATATAGTGATAATGTTGATATTAACTTTTATCTAGGAATGAGTGCTTTAAAGTTAAAACTTTATGATGATGCTAGTGCAGCTTTTGAAAGAGTTCTTATAAAAAAACCTGATTTTCATCGAGCAAGATTGGAATATGCAAGAGTTCTATTAATTTTAGGTTTTAAAGAAGAGGCTAAAAAAGAGTTTTTAGAAGTACTTAAGTACCCTATTCCACAAAATGTAAGAAAAAATATACAAGAATATATAAAATTAGCTCAAAATAATAAAGAGCTTAATTCTACTTTTATTACTTTAGGGTTTGGATTTTTATATGATAGCAATATAAATAGTGGAGTAATTCAAGATACCTTTAATTTACCAGGATTTAATAATCTTGAAGTTAATATGGATAAAGCAAAATCAAGTCTTTCTTATACTTCTCTTTTTCAGATAAATCATCTACATTCAATTTCAAAAGATTTACCTTTTACTTTAAAGCATAGTGGAACATTTTTTTATAAAAATCAAGTTGAAGATGATAAATATAATTTTACTTATTTTTCTTATAGACCAACTTTATTTTATAATGATAATAAAACAAATAGTGAATACTCTTTGGAATTTGGATTTGATAAGATTTTAACAGGAGATAAAGCTGATTTTGATACTTACTTAATTACTCCAAAATATAAAAAACTTATCAATAAAGATACAATATTTTCTATTTATTCTTCTTTTCAAGAATTTCATTATAAACATAAAATAGATAGAGAAAAAAACTATTCAAAAAAACTAATTGGTGCAAATATAAAATATAAAGATTTTACTTATGAATATATAATAGATAAGGACCATAAAGATTTAGGACAAAGAAGTGATATAGATAAAAATAGTTATACACATTTATTTTATTATTCATATGATATACAATCAACTTTAGTTTTAAATCTAAAATTCCAACATAAACAAATCGAGTATAAAGAAAAAGACTTATTTTTTAATAATGTAAGAAAAGATTATAATAACCAATTTTATATTGGACTTACAAAAATAATAGATAAAAAAGACTTTTTAACTTTATCATATACAAAAACTAAAAATAACTCAAATCAAGAAGCTTATGAGTATAAAAGAGATGCTGTTTATCTAAACTATATTTGGAGATTTAGACTATGA
- a CDS encoding anthranilate synthase component I family protein, protein MNFFSKELFLDQFTPVSIYEKVKNLYKDEITFLFESTINSSDGNYSYIIIGARERVWYKDNKSFYKNEAGEVTEVDSNPLKFLQKYYKNFDKEVYKNKSRELGIGLIDGFIGNVGYDIGKEFEPTLKKSMNNLEDQLNIADVDLIRPKIILGFSHKTSKLVMVTSLKECEKECERIEQELYTPYTFTPLKKAELLDEGKFNYTKEQFFEMVKKSKEMIRSGDIFQILMSNRFIQKAKVDHLSFYRALRSKNPSPYLYFLEFENFSIAGSSPEVMIKLVDGHLLLRPIAGTRKRGKTLDRDLELEKELLNDPKERAEHIMLVDLGRNDVGRVALAGTVKVTDLMRIERYSHVMHIVSDVEAIIDDKYDMFDLFAATFTAGTMTGAPKIRAMELIAQFEGIKRSFYSGSIAYFGFDGNMDSAITIRTTLLTKDKVVFQAGAGVVADSIDELEYLEVHNKLAANIATLKDLS, encoded by the coding sequence ATGAATTTTTTTTCAAAAGAGCTTTTTTTAGATCAGTTTACACCTGTTTCTATTTATGAAAAAGTAAAAAATCTTTATAAAGATGAGATTACTTTTTTATTTGAAAGTACAATTAACTCAAGTGATGGGAACTACTCTTATATAATTATAGGAGCGAGGGAAAGAGTTTGGTATAAAGATAATAAATCATTTTATAAAAATGAAGCGGGAGAAGTAACTGAAGTTGATTCAAACCCTTTAAAATTTTTACAAAAATATTATAAAAACTTTGATAAAGAAGTTTATAAAAATAAATCAAGAGAGCTTGGTATTGGCTTAATTGATGGATTTATTGGAAATGTTGGTTATGATATAGGAAAAGAGTTTGAACCAACACTTAAAAAATCAATGAATAATTTAGAAGATCAGTTAAATATTGCTGATGTTGATTTAATAAGACCTAAAATAATCTTAGGTTTTTCACATAAGACTTCTAAATTAGTTATGGTGACTTCTTTAAAAGAGTGTGAAAAGGAGTGTGAAAGAATTGAGCAAGAACTTTATACTCCTTATACTTTTACACCATTAAAAAAAGCAGAACTTTTAGATGAAGGTAAATTTAACTATACAAAAGAACAATTTTTTGAAATGGTTAAAAAATCAAAAGAGATGATAAGAAGTGGAGATATTTTTCAAATTCTTATGTCTAATAGATTTATTCAAAAAGCAAAAGTTGATCATTTAAGCTTTTATAGGGCTTTAAGAAGTAAAAATCCAAGTCCATATTTATATTTTTTAGAGTTTGAAAACTTTTCAATTGCAGGAAGTTCTCCTGAAGTTATGATAAAACTAGTAGATGGACATTTACTACTAAGACCAATTGCAGGTACAAGAAAAAGAGGTAAAACTTTAGATAGGGATTTAGAACTAGAAAAAGAGTTACTAAATGATCCTAAAGAGAGAGCAGAACATATTATGCTTGTAGATTTAGGAAGAAATGATGTGGGAAGAGTTGCCCTTGCAGGAACAGTTAAAGTTACTGATTTAATGAGAATAGAAAGATATTCACATGTTATGCATATAGTATCAGATGTGGAAGCAATTATTGATGACAAATATGATATGTTTGATTTATTTGCAGCCACTTTTACAGCTGGAACGATGACAGGTGCTCCTAAAATTAGAGCTATGGAATTAATTGCACAATTTGAGGGAATTAAAAGAAGCTTTTATAGTGGAAGTATAGCTTATTTTGGTTTTGATGGTAATATGGATAGTGCAATTACTATTAGAACAACTCTTCTTACTAAAGATAAAGTAGTATTCCAAGCTGGTGCTGGAGTAGTTGCTGACTCTATTGATGAACTTGAATACTTAGAAGTTCATAATAAACTTGCTGCAAATATTGCAACACTAAAAGATTTATCGTAA
- a CDS encoding DNA-directed RNA polymerase subunit omega, whose protein sequence is MLRLEERMAKALEKVNNDRYILSVAVGQRADELSKGAKPLLEQNTQNMKYTDIAIDEIANGLLVIEGLVEKDD, encoded by the coding sequence ATGTTAAGATTAGAAGAAAGAATGGCAAAAGCTTTAGAAAAAGTAAATAATGATAGATATATTTTATCAGTAGCTGTTGGACAAAGAGCAGATGAATTAAGCAAAGGTGCAAAGCCATTATTAGAACAAAATACTCAAAACATGAAATATACTGATATTGCAATTGATGAAATTGCAAATGGACTATTAGTTATTGAAGGTTTAGTAGAAAAAGACGACTAA
- the pdxA gene encoding 4-hydroxythreonine-4-phosphate dehydrogenase, whose amino-acid sequence MKPTIAISIGDLNGIGIQIALQSHDKIKKLCNPIYCINNKMLKKASKLLDMEVPKDFETFKTKGDFEIKPGQVSKKSGKFAYESFIDAINLTKNNEAQAVVTLPINKESWNKANILYKGHTEVLRDYFAKNAIMMLGCKKMFVALFTEHCALKKVPKKINEKDLTEFLCDFYKSVKASYIQVLGLNPHASDNGVLGDEEVEIFKAIKSANKLLDKEIFKGPVVPDTAFSKANRKTCKYFVCMYHDQGLAPLKALYFDESINVSLNLPIIRTSVDHGTAFDIAYKSANVNKKSYINAVKEAIELINARK is encoded by the coding sequence ATGAAACCAACTATTGCTATTTCAATTGGGGATTTAAATGGTATTGGTATTCAAATAGCATTACAAAGCCATGATAAGATAAAAAAACTTTGCAATCCTATTTATTGTATAAATAATAAAATGTTAAAAAAGGCTTCAAAACTTTTAGATATGGAAGTACCAAAAGATTTTGAAACTTTTAAAACAAAAGGTGATTTTGAAATAAAGCCAGGTCAAGTTTCTAAAAAAAGTGGTAAATTTGCATATGAATCTTTTATTGATGCAATAAATCTTACAAAAAATAATGAAGCACAAGCTGTTGTTACACTTCCTATAAATAAAGAATCATGGAATAAAGCAAATATCCTATATAAAGGTCATACAGAAGTTCTAAGGGACTATTTTGCTAAAAATGCAATTATGATGCTAGGATGCAAAAAGATGTTTGTTGCTCTTTTTACAGAACATTGTGCTTTAAAAAAAGTTCCTAAAAAAATCAATGAAAAAGACTTAACTGAATTTTTATGTGATTTTTATAAAAGTGTAAAAGCCTCTTATATTCAAGTTTTAGGTTTAAATCCCCATGCAAGTGATAATGGAGTTTTAGGAGATGAGGAAGTAGAAATTTTTAAAGCTATTAAAAGTGCAAATAAACTTTTAGATAAAGAGATTTTTAAAGGGCCTGTTGTTCCTGATACTGCTTTTTCAAAAGCAAATAGAAAAACTTGTAAATATTTTGTGTGTATGTACCATGACCAAGGTTTAGCTCCTTTAAAAGCTTTATATTTTGATGAAAGTATAAATGTAAGTTTAAATCTTCCAATTATTAGAACTTCAGTTGATCATGGAACTGCTTTTGATATAGCTTATAAAAGTGCAAATGTAAATAAAAAAAGCTATATAAATGCAGTAAAAGAAGCAATTGAACTTATAAATGCAAGAAAATGA
- the pyrH gene encoding UMP kinase: MNKRVLVKFSGEALAGEEGYGIDTQILDYIAEEIKELVDNGIEVGIVIGGGNIIRGVTAAADGIIKRTSADYMGMLATVINGVAMQEALEHKGLNARLQTAIKMEQIAEPYIVRKAMRHFEKNRVVIFSAGTGNPYFTTDTAATLRATEINACMLIKATKVDGIYDKDPMKYPDAVKLDTISYDKALEDHIKVMDDTAIALAKDNKLPIVVADMSEKGNLLKIINGDLSKCSIVK; encoded by the coding sequence ATGAATAAAAGAGTACTTGTTAAATTTTCTGGTGAAGCATTAGCTGGTGAAGAAGGTTACGGTATAGATACTCAAATTTTGGACTATATCGCAGAAGAAATAAAAGAATTAGTGGATAATGGTATAGAAGTTGGTATCGTTATTGGTGGGGGTAATATTATTAGAGGTGTTACGGCTGCTGCTGATGGTATTATTAAAAGAACAAGTGCAGATTATATGGGAATGTTAGCAACAGTAATTAATGGTGTTGCTATGCAAGAAGCACTTGAGCATAAAGGGTTAAATGCTAGATTACAAACTGCAATTAAAATGGAACAAATTGCAGAACCATATATTGTAAGAAAAGCAATGAGACACTTTGAAAAAAATAGAGTTGTAATTTTTAGTGCAGGGACAGGAAATCCATATTTTACAACTGATACAGCTGCTACATTAAGAGCAACAGAAATCAACGCATGTATGCTAATTAAAGCTACAAAAGTAGATGGTATTTATGATAAAGATCCTATGAAATATCCTGATGCAGTTAAACTTGATACTATCTCTTATGATAAAGCATTAGAAGACCATATTAAAGTTATGGATGATACAGCTATTGCATTAGCGAAAGATAATAAACTTCCAATTGTTGTTGCTGATATGAGTGAAAAAGGTAATTTACTTAAAATCATAAATGGTGATTTAAGTAAATGTTCAATTGTAAAATAA
- a CDS encoding CHASE2 domain-containing protein, whose amino-acid sequence MKSFYKLKKYLIYFAILIGSIIFLTSVYLFFPKSLESIDNRLRDFMFIIRGEIPTSNNIVIVDIDEKSLKQLGQWPWSRDILAKLLQTLTLNEVAAIGFDIVFAEEDRTSPKKLFEKYNIKTDNNIDFDEIFANAISSSPVILGYQFQLLNSAFLQKDNTPSLPAIFIEKNRNLEMDYVFNAKGVILNIPIIQNSAYSSGFFNSIPDDTGVIRSVPLILRYEEQIYSSLALELLRALYQEQKVLINYDNLGVQNISFSQLSIPTDRYGRLMVNFRGDRGTFPYLSVIDILNNNFKKEELKDKIILIGTSAAGLLDLRATPYGAAYPGVEVHANVIDNIITQDFLQKPYWIEGADTLHMILLLILVFIVLISSNIYLIPFFILGFFLLDFWFLYEMLFSKGYILNIFFPLFSIAIGSTIAVLINYFFEIKQANLIKNKFSSKVSSKVMEDLLKNESKTLQSQAKEITVFFSDIRSFTTISEEMDSANSLVTYLNNYMEPMSEIIMKNEGTIDKFIGDAIMAYWNAPSEVKNHADKAVKASLEQLKYLKILNERLKENNLPLIEIGIGLNTGIAVVGEMGSKGRSDYTVIGDPINLGSRLESLCKYYDSKLNISNFTKEKLKEEYIFRFLDLVKVKGKSKPVEIWQVIDFGKANKTLQKELETYNLAIKLYKEEKFTEALKIFESLDNNENKTNKNIYKIYIQRCEYYIKTPPKNFDGVFTHNEK is encoded by the coding sequence ATGAAATCTTTTTATAAACTAAAAAAATATCTTATTTATTTTGCTATTTTAATAGGTTCAATTATTTTCTTAACATCTGTATATTTATTTTTCCCAAAATCTTTAGAAAGTATTGATAATCGTTTACGAGATTTTATGTTTATTATAAGAGGTGAAATTCCAACTTCAAATAATATTGTAATTGTAGATATTGATGAGAAGTCTTTAAAACAATTAGGTCAATGGCCTTGGAGTAGGGATATTCTTGCAAAACTTTTGCAGACTCTTACTTTAAATGAAGTTGCAGCAATAGGTTTTGATATTGTTTTTGCTGAAGAGGATAGAACAAGTCCAAAAAAACTTTTTGAAAAGTATAATATTAAAACTGATAATAATATAGATTTTGATGAAATTTTTGCAAATGCTATAAGCTCCTCTCCTGTTATTCTAGGCTATCAATTTCAATTATTAAATAGTGCTTTTTTACAAAAAGATAATACTCCAAGTTTACCTGCAATTTTTATAGAAAAAAATAGAAATTTAGAAATGGATTATGTATTTAATGCAAAAGGTGTTATTTTAAATATACCTATTATTCAAAATAGTGCTTATTCTAGTGGCTTTTTTAACTCAATTCCTGATGATACAGGTGTAATTAGGTCTGTTCCTTTGATTTTAAGATATGAAGAACAGATTTATTCTTCATTAGCTTTAGAACTTTTAAGAGCTTTATACCAAGAACAAAAAGTACTTATAAATTATGATAATTTAGGTGTACAAAATATCTCTTTTTCACAACTTTCTATTCCTACAGATAGATATGGAAGATTAATGGTAAATTTTAGAGGAGATAGGGGAACTTTCCCTTATCTTTCAGTTATTGATATTTTAAATAATAATTTTAAAAAAGAAGAGTTAAAAGATAAAATAATTTTAATAGGGACAAGTGCTGCTGGATTATTAGACTTAAGAGCTACTCCCTATGGGGCTGCCTATCCAGGGGTAGAAGTTCATGCAAATGTAATAGATAATATAATAACTCAAGATTTTTTACAAAAGCCTTATTGGATAGAGGGGGCTGATACTTTACATATGATTTTATTGCTTATATTAGTTTTTATAGTTTTAATTAGCAGTAATATCTACTTAATACCTTTTTTTATTTTAGGTTTTTTTCTACTTGATTTTTGGTTTTTATATGAAATGCTTTTTTCAAAAGGATATATTTTAAATATATTCTTTCCTTTATTCTCAATTGCAATAGGAAGTACAATTGCTGTTTTAATAAACTACTTTTTTGAAATAAAACAAGCAAATTTGATAAAAAATAAATTTTCTTCAAAGGTTTCAAGCAAAGTAATGGAAGATTTATTGAAAAATGAATCTAAAACTTTACAATCTCAAGCAAAAGAAATAACTGTATTTTTCTCTGATATTAGAAGTTTTACTACTATTTCAGAAGAGATGGATAGTGCAAATAGTTTAGTTACTTACTTAAATAATTATATGGAGCCAATGAGTGAGATAATTATGAAAAATGAGGGCACTATTGATAAGTTTATTGGTGATGCAATTATGGCTTATTGGAATGCTCCAAGTGAGGTTAAAAATCATGCAGATAAAGCAGTAAAAGCATCCCTTGAACAGCTTAAATATTTAAAAATATTAAATGAAAGGCTAAAAGAAAATAATTTACCTTTAATTGAAATTGGAATAGGGTTAAATACTGGTATTGCAGTAGTGGGAGAAATGGGAAGTAAAGGAAGAAGTGATTATACAGTAATAGGTGATCCAATTAATCTAGGTTCAAGATTAGAATCTTTATGTAAATATTATGATTCAAAATTAAATATTTCTAATTTTACAAAAGAAAAATTAAAAGAAGAGTATATTTTTAGATTTTTGGATTTGGTAAAAGTAAAAGGAAAATCAAAACCCGTAGAGATATGGCAAGTAATTGATTTTGGAAAAGCAAATAAAACTTTACAAAAAGAGTTAGAAACTTATAATCTTGCAATAAAATTATATAAAGAAGAAAAATTTACTGAGGCTTTAAAAATATTTGAAAGTTTAGATAATAATGAAAATAAAACAAATAAAAATATCTATAAGATTTATATACAAAGGTGTGAATATTATATAAAAACTCCACCAAAAAACTTTGATGGAGTATTTACTCATAATGAAAAATAG
- a CDS encoding pyridoxine 5'-phosphate synthase, translating to MLLGVNIDHIAVLREARKINDPNPLDALGICKLANADQITIHLREDRRHIHDEDAEKIIKNSTLPVNLECSINDEIIDIVCNLKPQRATLVPENRQEVTTEGGLDVKSNYEQIKKAVEKLHKNEIEVSLFIDPNKEMIELSSNLKVQWIELHTGTFANIYAMLYGNLSNTHHSIKELELPRTQLKTLLDNSKKEIKKASKYANELNLKVAAGHGLNYQNVTMISSIKTIQELNIGQSIIARSVYTGLYQAILDMKELIK from the coding sequence ATGTTACTTGGCGTAAATATTGACCATATTGCCGTATTAAGAGAAGCTAGAAAAATAAATGACCCAAACCCTTTAGATGCATTAGGTATTTGTAAACTTGCAAATGCAGATCAAATTACTATTCATTTAAGAGAAGATAGAAGACATATTCATGATGAAGATGCAGAAAAGATTATAAAAAACTCAACTTTACCTGTAAACTTAGAGTGTTCAATTAATGATGAGATTATTGATATAGTTTGTAATTTAAAGCCACAAAGAGCTACACTTGTTCCTGAAAATAGACAAGAAGTTACAACAGAAGGTGGACTTGATGTAAAATCAAATTATGAACAAATTAAAAAAGCTGTTGAAAAACTTCATAAAAATGAGATTGAAGTTTCTCTTTTTATTGACCCAAATAAAGAGATGATTGAACTTAGTTCAAATTTAAAAGTACAATGGATAGAACTTCATACAGGAACTTTTGCAAATATTTATGCAATGTTATATGGAAACTTAAGTAATACTCATCATAGTATTAAAGAGTTAGAACTACCAAGAACACAATTAAAAACTCTATTAGATAATTCAAAAAAAGAGATAAAAAAAGCTTCAAAATATGCAAATGAATTAAATTTAAAAGTTGCAGCAGGACATGGACTTAATTATCAAAATGTAACAATGATTAGTTCTATAAAAACTATACAAGAGTTAAATATAGGACAAAGCATTATTGCAAGATCAGTATATACAGGACTTTACCAAGCAATTTTAGATATGAAAGAGTTAATTAAATGA
- a CDS encoding FecR domain-containing protein, giving the protein MKKILIICLFFTTFLFANVAKVVAITGEALIIRDTVKLKLEKDSDIFKNDEIETKQNTKVQLIFKDNTIITIGKNSTFKINDYIFDEKNKEYKAQFGLIQGTFRTITGKIGKLAPEKFKLKSKNSSIGIRGTQILSNIQENREIIFCTEGTIEIVSLLTNEVIIINAGEYIELKANEPIQIKKFDTTSILETDENTKFLSTEETEKLLSEFGFDLKETPTTNIEQNEQTQEVTTQEVNEKENYDELNSLPKTTNETTKITGYNVFTTNISSGVLEDNKTTITDTNGDVNLNLQMENLLSNFENDGVYSGTLTLLSGSKYNSDTNFFLTSSSYSSKPDKADGTYNTDDDVQWGEWNAMAMGNDYYYFGGYWILGTQTKLSEIQNLINSSALATYNGYALGYGSNNFDATTSTVSLNMNFGAKSLSGSFDLAGTTINVAGNLSTSGFNFNATGTATGGGEGKFYGENAKSVGGKFNFNEAGYDYAGVFKASK; this is encoded by the coding sequence ATGAAAAAAATATTGATTATATGCTTATTTTTTACAACTTTTTTATTTGCAAATGTGGCAAAAGTTGTGGCAATTACAGGGGAAGCTTTAATTATTAGAGATACTGTAAAACTAAAACTAGAAAAAGATTCAGATATTTTTAAAAATGATGAAATTGAAACTAAACAAAATACTAAAGTTCAACTTATTTTTAAAGATAATACAATAATCACTATTGGTAAAAATTCTACATTTAAAATCAATGATTATATTTTTGATGAAAAAAATAAAGAATATAAAGCACAATTTGGTCTAATACAAGGAACTTTTAGAACAATAACTGGAAAAATAGGAAAACTTGCCCCAGAAAAATTTAAGCTTAAATCAAAAAACTCTTCAATTGGTATTAGAGGAACTCAAATTTTAAGTAATATTCAAGAAAATAGAGAAATTATTTTTTGTACAGAAGGAACTATTGAAATAGTTTCTTTATTAACTAATGAAGTAATAATAATCAATGCAGGAGAGTATATTGAACTAAAAGCAAATGAACCTATACAAATCAAAAAGTTTGATACTACTTCTATCTTAGAAACTGATGAAAACACAAAATTCTTATCAACTGAAGAGACTGAAAAACTATTATCAGAGTTTGGTTTTGATTTAAAAGAAACTCCTACTACAAATATTGAGCAAAATGAACAAACACAAGAAGTAACAACACAAGAAGTAAATGAAAAAGAGAATTATGATGAATTGAACTCTTTACCAAAAACAACAAATGAAACTACTAAAATCACAGGATATAATGTCTTTACAACAAATATTTCTTCTGGAGTTCTTGAAGATAATAAAACAACAATAACAGACACAAATGGAGATGTAAATTTAAATCTTCAAATGGAAAATCTTTTATCAAATTTTGAAAATGATGGAGTTTATAGTGGAACTTTAACTTTATTAAGTGGTTCAAAATATAATTCAGATACAAACTTTTTTTTAACTAGTAGTTCTTATTCATCTAAACCAGATAAAGCAGATGGAACATATAATACTGATGATGATGTACAATGGGGTGAGTGGAATGCTATGGCAATGGGAAATGACTATTATTATTTTGGTGGATATTGGATATTAGGGACACAAACAAAACTATCTGAAATACAAAATTTAATTAATAGCAGTGCTTTGGCAACTTATAATGGCTATGCTTTAGGATATGGCTCAAACAATTTTGATGCAACAACTTCAACAGTTTCTTTAAATATGAATTTTGGTGCAAAATCATTAAGTGGTTCTTTTGACTTAGCAGGAACAACAATTAATGTTGCAGGTAATTTATCAACAAGTGGCTTTAATTTTAATGCAACTGGTACAGCAACAGGTGGTGGAGAAGGTAAGTTTTATGGAGAAAATGCAAAATCTGTTGGAGGAAAGTTTAATTTTAATGAAGCAGGATATGATTATGCAGGAGTATTTAAAGCTTCTAAATAA